One window of Saimiri boliviensis isolate mSaiBol1 chromosome 4, mSaiBol1.pri, whole genome shotgun sequence genomic DNA carries:
- the GMNN gene encoding geminin isoform X1, producing the protein MRRNVPSSRHILCFTVYTMNPSMKQKQEEIKENIKSSSVPRRTLKMIQPSASGSLVGRENELSTGLSKRKHRNDQLTSATSSPGVIVPESNENKNLGGITQESFDLMIKENPSSQYWKEVAEKRRKALYEALKENEKLHKEIEQKDNEIARLKKENKELAEVAEHVQYMAELIERLNGEPLDNLESLDSQEFDSEEETGEDFEVEDSEIGTCAEEIVSSSTDAKPCI; encoded by the exons ATGAGGCGGAACGTTCCCTCCTCTCGGCA tatTCTGTGCTTCACCGTCTACACAATGAATCCCAGTATGAAGCAGAAACAAGAAGAAATCAAAGAGAATATAAAG AGTAGTTCTGTCCCGAGAAGAACTCTGAAGATGATTCAGCCTTCAGCATCTGGATCTCTTGTTGGAAGAGAAAATGAG TTGTCCACAGGCTTGTCCAAAAGGAAACATCGGAATGATCAGCTAACATCTGCAACTTCCAGCCCTGGGGTTATTGTCCCAGaatctaatgaaaataaaaatcttggaGGAATCACCCAGGAGTCATTTGATCTTATGATTAAAG aaaatccaTCTTCTCAATATTGGAAAGAAGTGGCAGAAAAACGAAGGAAGGCGCTGTATGAAGCacttaaggaaaatgaaaaa cTTCATAAAGAAATTGAACAAAAGGACAATGAAATCGCCCGCCtgaaaaaggagaataaagagTTGGCAGAAGTAGCAGAACATGTACAGTATATGGCAGAGCTAATAGAG AGACTGAATGGTGAACCTCTGGATAACTTGGAATCACTGGATAGTCAGGAATTTGATTCTGAAGAAGAAACTGGTGAGGATTTTGAAGTGGAAGACTCAGAAATTGGCACTTGTGCTGAAGAAATTGTATCTTCCTCTACAGATGCAAAGCCCTGTATATGA
- the GMNN gene encoding geminin isoform X2 — MNPSMKQKQEEIKENIKSSSVPRRTLKMIQPSASGSLVGRENELSTGLSKRKHRNDQLTSATSSPGVIVPESNENKNLGGITQESFDLMIKENPSSQYWKEVAEKRRKALYEALKENEKLHKEIEQKDNEIARLKKENKELAEVAEHVQYMAELIERLNGEPLDNLESLDSQEFDSEEETGEDFEVEDSEIGTCAEEIVSSSTDAKPCI, encoded by the exons ATGAATCCCAGTATGAAGCAGAAACAAGAAGAAATCAAAGAGAATATAAAG AGTAGTTCTGTCCCGAGAAGAACTCTGAAGATGATTCAGCCTTCAGCATCTGGATCTCTTGTTGGAAGAGAAAATGAG TTGTCCACAGGCTTGTCCAAAAGGAAACATCGGAATGATCAGCTAACATCTGCAACTTCCAGCCCTGGGGTTATTGTCCCAGaatctaatgaaaataaaaatcttggaGGAATCACCCAGGAGTCATTTGATCTTATGATTAAAG aaaatccaTCTTCTCAATATTGGAAAGAAGTGGCAGAAAAACGAAGGAAGGCGCTGTATGAAGCacttaaggaaaatgaaaaa cTTCATAAAGAAATTGAACAAAAGGACAATGAAATCGCCCGCCtgaaaaaggagaataaagagTTGGCAGAAGTAGCAGAACATGTACAGTATATGGCAGAGCTAATAGAG AGACTGAATGGTGAACCTCTGGATAACTTGGAATCACTGGATAGTCAGGAATTTGATTCTGAAGAAGAAACTGGTGAGGATTTTGAAGTGGAAGACTCAGAAATTGGCACTTGTGCTGAAGAAATTGTATCTTCCTCTACAGATGCAAAGCCCTGTATATGA